The following proteins are co-located in the Solanum pennellii chromosome 8, SPENNV200 genome:
- the LOC107028337 gene encoding aminopeptidase M1 has translation MEKNYDQFKGQSRLPKFAVPKRYDLKLKPDLVTCKFAGAVDISLDVVSPTKFIVFNAAELSVDPKTVHFKSSNKVFEALEVGLIEEDEIMVVEFGESLPVGFGVLSLAFEGTLNDRMKGFYRSTYEHNGEKRNMAVTQFEPADARRCFPCWDEPACKATFKITLEVPSELVALSNMPVEEEKVTGNLKTVHYQESPIMSTYLVAIVVGLFDYVEDQTSDGIPVRVYCQVGKANQGNFALHVAVKTLPLFKEYFGAPYSLPKLDMIAIPDFAAGAMENYGLVTYRETALLYDDKHSAAANKQRVATVVAHELAHQWFGNLVTMEWWTHLWLNEGFATWVSYLATDSLFPEWKIWTQFLEEATEGLRLDGLAESHPIEVDINHAGEIDEIFDAISYRKGASVIRMLQSYLGPESFQRALASYIKKYACSNAKTEDLWSVLQEESGEPVNKLMNSWTKQQGYPVVSVKINDQKLECEQTQFLLSGSHGDGQWIVPLTLCCGSYEARKSFLMQEKSEALDVKDLLGSSSSKGNPWIKVNVEQTGFYRVKYDDELSARLRYAIERKVLSTNDKYGILDDSYALSMACHQSLSSLLALMASFREELDYTVLSNLISISYKVARIVAEAVPDLQNHIKLFFINLFQFSAERLGWDPKEGESHLDAMLRGELLNALASFGHDETINEAVRRFHIFLDDRNTAVLPPDLRKAVYVAVMQRVNKSDRSGFESLLRIYRETDLSQEKTRILGALASCRDPEIILEVLNFLLCSEVRSQDCVFGLAVSFEGRETAWNWLKEKWDHIHKTFGSGFLLTRFISATVSPFSSYEKAKEVEEFFASRTKPYIARTLKQSIERVHINANWVQSIQKEKNLPEAVTELAYRKY, from the exons ATGGAGAAAAACTACGATCAATTCAAAGGACAATCTCGTCTTCCCAAATTTGCTGTTCCAAAGAGGtatgatttgaagttgaaacCCGACCTTGTCACCTGTAAGTTCGCCGGCGCCGTTGACATCTCCCTTGATGTTGTCTCTCCCACCAAATTCATTGTTTTCAATGCCGCTGAACTCTCTGTTGACCCCAAAACTGTTCATTTCAAATCTTCAAACAAG GTATTTGAGGCATTGGAAGTGGGGTTGATTGAAGAGGATGAGATAATGGTGGTGGAGTTTGGAGAAAGTTTGCCAGTTGGTTTTGGAGTTCTCAGTCTGGCTTTTGAAGGAACACTGAATGACAGGATGAAAGGGTTTTACAGGAG TACCTACGAACATAATGGGGAGAAACGGAATATGGCTGTTACTCAATTTGAACCAGCTGATGCCAGACGTTGCTTTCCATGCTGGGATGAACCTGCTTGTAAG GCCACCTTTAAAATTACACTTGAAGTACCATCAGAACTGGTAGCTCTCTCCAACATGCcggttgaagaagaaaaagtgacGGGGAATCTTAAAACAGTTCATTATCAAGAGTCTCCAATAATGTCTACATACTTGGTGGCAATTGTGGTTGGCTTATTCGACTATGTTGAGGATCAAACATCTGATG GAATTCCTGTTCGAGTATACTGTCAGGTAGGCAAGGCAAATCAAGGAAACTTTGCATTGCATGTTGCTGTCAAAACGCTGCCTCTCTTCAAAGA GTACTTTGGTGCACCATATTCACTACCCAAATTGGACATGATTGCAATTCCTGATTTTGCTGCAGGCGCAATGGAAAATTATGGTCTTGTTACATACCGAGAAACAGCATTGCTTTATGATGATAAGCATTCTGCCGCTGCTAACAAGCAGAGG GTTGCAACTGTGGTGGCTCATGAGCTTGCTCATCAGTGGTTTGGCAATCTTGTAACCATGGAATGGTGGACACATCTATGGCTGAATGAGGGGTTTGCAACATGG GTAAGTTATTTGGCGACTGACAGCTTGTTTCCAGAATGGAAAATTTGGACGCAGTTTCTTGAAGAGGCCACTGAGGGACTTCGTCTAGATGGGCTCGCAGAATCCCACCCGATTGAG GTTGACATCAATCATGCCGgagaaattgatgaaatttttgatgCAATTAGTTATAGAAAAGGTGCATCTGTCATCCGGATGCTACAGAGCTATCTTGGACCTGAAAGTTTCCAG AGGGCACTTGcttcatacataaaaaaatatgctTGCTCAAATGCAAAGACAGAGGATCTATGGTCTGTACTTCAGGAGGAGTCTGGTGAACCTGTGAACAAGTTGATGAACTCCTGGACAAAGCAACAAGGTTACCCAGTTGTTTCTGTCAAAATAAATGACCAAAAGCTGGAGTGCGAGCAG ACACAATTTTTACTGAGTGGTTCTCATGGTGATGGGCAATGGATAGTTCCGTTAACACTTTGTTGTGGATCTTATGAAGCTCGTAAAAGCTTCTTAATGCAAGAAAAGTCAGAAGCCCTTGATGTGAAGGACTTATTAGGCTCTTCTTCGTCTAAAGGAAATCCCTGGATAAAAGTTAATGTGGAGCAGACAGGTTTTTATAGAGTCAAATATGATGATGAGCTGTCAGCTAGACTCCGATATGCCATAGAGAGGAAGGTCTTGTCAACAAATGATAAATATG GCATTTTGGATGACTCATATGCCTTATCTATGGCATGTCACCAGTCTTTGTCATCTTTGCTTGCCCTGATGGCTTCTTTCAGGGAGGAGCTCGACTACACTGTTCTGTCAAATCTGATCAGT ATAAGTTACAAAGTTGCAAGAATTGTAGCTGAGGCTGTTCCTGACTTGCAAAATCACATAAAGTTGTTTTTCATCAATCTCTTCCAGTTTTCTGCAGA GAGACTTGGTTGGGATCCTAAAGAAGGGGAAAGCCACCTAGATGCCATGTTGAGAGGGGAACTTCTGAATGCTCTGGCTTCCTTTGGACATGATGAAACAATAAATGAAGCAGTCAGGCGCTTCCACATATTTTTGGATGACAGAAACACAGCTGTTCTTCCTCCTGACTTGAGAAAG GCTGTTTATGTAGCTGTGATGCAAAGGGTGAATAAATCAGATAGATCAGGGTTTGAATCTCTTTTAAGAATTTACAGAGAGACTGACCTCAGCCAGGAAAAGACACGAATTTTAG GTGCATTGGCATCTTGCAGGGACCCCGAGATTATACTTGAAGTCCTCAACTTTTTGCTATGTTCTGAG GTAAGGAGCCAAGATTGTGTTTTCGGTCTTGCAGTTAGCTTTGAAGGCCGTGAAACTGCTTGGAACTGGTTAAAA GAAAAGTGGGATCATATCCACAAGACCTTCGGCTCTGGATTTCTATTGACCCGCTTCATCAGTGCAACAGTGTCACCG TTCTCGTCCTATGAGAAGGCAAAAGAAGTTGAAGAGTTCTTTGCTAGCCGTACCAAGCCGTACATTGCAAGGACGTTGAAGCAGAGCATTGAGAGGGTTCACATTAATGCAAACTGGGTTCAGAGCATTCAAAAAGAGAAGAATCTCCCCGAGGCAGTGACAGAGCTAGCATACAGGAAATActga